One Burkholderia sp. 9120 genomic window, GAACTCGCCACTTTCGATGAAATGCGCCAGCGCCATCTGCTCCAGCCGATGCCCGCCGCGCAGCATCTCCTGCAACGCCACCGCCGATTCCTCGACGATCGCGCGCGGCAGCACCACGAAACCGATGCGCAGCGCCGGGAACATGGTCTTGCTGAATGAGCCGACGTACAGCACCGGTGCGTCGGCGACGAGCCCCTGCATGCTGGCAATCGGCTCGCCGGTGTGGCGAAACTCGCCGTCGTAGTCGTCCTCGATCAGCCACGCGCCGCAGCGGCGCGCCTGCGCGATCAACTCCAGACGGCGCGCCACCGACAACACCGCCCCGGTCGGATACTGATGCGCGGGCGACGTATAGATCAGCTTCGGTGGATGCGTGCGCCACGCGTCGGCGGGCACGGCGATGCCTTCGGCGTCGACCGGCATGGGCAACGTGGTCAGATCGCCGACGTTGAAGGCGGCCTTCGCGCCGCGATAACCGGGATCCTCGACCCACGCGACGTCGCCGGGATTGGTCAGCAGCCGCACGCACAGGTTCAGCGCCTCCTGCGCGCCCTCGGTGATGACCACCTGCGAACCATCGCAGCGCACACCGCGCGCAATCCTCAAATGGGCGGCGATCGCGTCGCGCAGCCCCGGTTCGCCGGCCGGCGTGCCGTAGCCGAGCGTGAAGGGCAACGCGCGCTCGATCGACCGTTCGAGCGCGCGCCGCCAGGCGCTCAGCGGAAAACGGTCCAGCGCGGGCGTGCCGGGCGTCATCGGAAAAGTGTTGTCGGCGTGCGTGCGGGTGGCCGCGAACTGGCCGACGCGCGCCGCGTAAGCCACCTCGGGCGCAGCGGACGGCGCCGCCGGCTCGCCGCGTGCGGCCGGGCTGGACAGCGGGCTTACGCGGGTGCCCTTCTTGTCGGCCACCACGTAACCGGTCGCGACCAGATGTTCATAGGCGATCACCACCGTGTTGCGCGACACGCCCATTTCCGCCGCCAGCAGACGCGACGAAGGCAGCAGCGAGCCCGCCGGCAGCCGTCCGGCGAGAATCGCCTGCTGCAAACGCTCGATCAGCTGTCTTTGCAGCGACGGGGGTTTGTCGGCGGCACTCGCGGCACGCGCCGCAGCCGGATTGGCGAGCGGACCAATGATTTCCATCATTGCGGCTGGACCTATGAAATGGGTTTCACGTGGATCTTTTGAACATACCACGTTTGCCGTATCGTTCCTGATGAACGGCAGCCGCCGACGATCATTGACGCCGCAACAACAGGAGAACAGCGATGGAACCCAGACACAACGAGTTCGAGCAGCCGATCGGCGTGCCCGTGCCGGACTGGAAAGGCGCCGAGGCGCCCGGCCGCGCGCCGCTGACGGGCCGCTATTGCCGGATCGAACCGGTTGATGTGGAACGTCACGCCGCGGACCTGTACGACGCGTACAGTTCGGCCGCCGATGCGCGCGACTGGACCTATCTGAACGTCGGTCCGTTCGAGAGTCTCGCCGCTTATCGCGAGCATTTGACGCGCATGGCCGCGTCGCCGGATCCGCTGCACCACACGGTGATCGATCTCGCGACCGGCAAGGCGGTCGGCACGCTGGCGCTCATGCGGATCGACCGGGTGAACGGCGTGATCGAAGTAGGCCATGTCACGTATTCGCCGCGCCTGAAGCAGACGCGCATTGCCACCGACGCCATGTTCCTGGTAATGACGCAGGTTTTCGACGGGCTGGGTTATCGCCGCTTCGAATGGAAGTGCGACTCGCTGAACGCGCCGTCGCGCGCCGCCGCGTTGCGTTACGGCTTCACGTTCGAAGGGATCTTCCGGCAGGCGATCGTGTATCACCAGCGCAATCGCGATACCGCGTGGTTTTCAGTGCTCGACGGTGAATGGCCCGCGCTGCGTGCGAG contains:
- a CDS encoding PLP-dependent aminotransferase family protein — translated: MMEIIGPLANPAAARAASAADKPPSLQRQLIERLQQAILAGRLPAGSLLPSSRLLAAEMGVSRNTVVIAYEHLVATGYVVADKKGTRVSPLSSPAARGEPAAPSAAPEVAYAARVGQFAATRTHADNTFPMTPGTPALDRFPLSAWRRALERSIERALPFTLGYGTPAGEPGLRDAIAAHLRIARGVRCDGSQVVITEGAQEALNLCVRLLTNPGDVAWVEDPGYRGAKAAFNVGDLTTLPMPVDAEGIAVPADAWRTHPPKLIYTSPAHQYPTGAVLSVARRLELIAQARRCGAWLIEDDYDGEFRHTGEPIASMQGLVADAPVLYVGSFSKTMFPALRIGFVVLPRAIVEESAVALQEMLRGGHRLEQMALAHFIESGEFGRHLGRMRRVYRERQQALRDALTVHFAPAQILGGNCGMHLTLRLPPTIDDRALAARAVARGLNPRALSGFALQPDGQTNGLVIGYGSTPAEQLAAAAHVLAMLARELEGNPTSGATSRPRSGPTSSPTSSPTSKPTSKAKKAIASQSDV
- a CDS encoding GNAT family protein; protein product: MEPRHNEFEQPIGVPVPDWKGAEAPGRAPLTGRYCRIEPVDVERHAADLYDAYSSAADARDWTYLNVGPFESLAAYREHLTRMAASPDPLHHTVIDLATGKAVGTLALMRIDRVNGVIEVGHVTYSPRLKQTRIATDAMFLVMTQVFDGLGYRRFEWKCDSLNAPSRAAALRYGFTFEGIFRQAIVYHQRNRDTAWFSVLDGEWPALRASYARWLDAGNFDAQGKQIERLAHLIAQQRTA